A stretch of Blattabacterium cuenoti DNA encodes these proteins:
- the trmD gene encoding tRNA (guanosine(37)-N1)-methyltransferase TrmD: MRIDIISIVPEILHSPFSNSMIKRAIDKGFIDIYVHDLRQYGLGKRKKIDDYPYGGGSGMVIRIEPVYRCFSKLFSERNYDEIIFMTPDGQIFSQEYAQSLTYKKNIIILCGRYKGIDQRIRDHLISKEISIGNYILSGGELAAAVLVEAVTRLFPGVIRNRDSILTDSFQEKTVIAPPVYTRPLVYKGWGVPEILLSGHHKKIKDWFYKKSMQLKKKLDS; the protein is encoded by the coding sequence ATGCGTATAGATATTATTAGTATAGTTCCTGAAATTCTTCATAGTCCTTTCTCTAATTCTATGATAAAAAGAGCTATAGATAAAGGTTTTATTGATATTTATGTTCACGATTTACGTCAATATGGATTAGGAAAGCGAAAAAAAATAGACGATTATCCTTATGGAGGAGGATCCGGTATGGTTATTCGTATAGAACCTGTATATCGATGTTTTTCAAAACTTTTTTCAGAAAGAAATTATGATGAAATCATTTTCATGACTCCTGATGGTCAAATTTTTTCGCAAGAATATGCTCAATCTTTAACTTATAAAAAAAATATTATCATTCTTTGTGGACGTTACAAAGGAATTGATCAGAGAATTAGGGATCACTTAATTTCTAAAGAAATATCTATTGGAAACTATATTTTATCTGGAGGAGAATTAGCGGCTGCTGTTTTAGTAGAAGCTGTAACTAGATTGTTTCCTGGAGTTATACGAAATAGAGATTCTATTCTTACGGATTCTTTTCAAGAAAAAACCGTGATCGCTCCTCCCGTTTATACTCGTCCATTAGTTTATAAAGGATGGGGCGTCCCAGAAATACTTTTGTCTGGACATCATAAAAAAATAAAAGATTGGTTTTATAAAAAATCTATGCAACTTAAAAAAAAATTGGATTCATAG
- the argH gene encoding argininosuccinate lyase: MKIWNNKIDFSFDKKIENFTSGKDSKIDLLLAPHDIIGTIAHVIMLKSIGLLNKKDLKILIYELRNIYVNEILKNNFQIHEGIEDIHSQIEILLTNRLGEVGKKIHSGRSRNDQILLDLKLFIRAEIQEIVSITYSLFDLLLELSEKYKNILMPGYTHYQIAMPSSFGLWFAAYAESLIDDLLLIRTAYRIVNKNPLGSAAGYGSSLPLNRKMTTYLLGFEELNYNVIYAQMGRGKMERIVSESIASLANTLSKMAQDICLYSNQNFNFISFPDHLTTGSSIMPHKKNLDVFEMIRAKCNRMISLPNEISLISSNLCSGYHRDFQVIKERFIPIFEEIKKCFSMFKYMLRHIIVRKDILKEEKYKYLFSVEVVNRLVIEKGYSFREAYKKVGVEIQNNCFKPFTNSFYSHEGSIGNLCNKQIRNLMKNVIKEFDFDKINEVVKRLVYRHIHFDDSSMNPIFF, translated from the coding sequence GTGAAAATTTGGAATAATAAGATAGATTTTAGTTTTGATAAGAAAATAGAAAATTTTACTTCAGGTAAAGATTCTAAAATAGATTTACTTTTAGCTCCACATGATATTATTGGAACCATAGCTCATGTTATCATGTTAAAAAGTATTGGATTATTAAATAAAAAAGATCTAAAAATTTTAATTTATGAATTACGTAATATTTATGTAAACGAAATATTAAAAAATAACTTTCAAATTCATGAAGGAATAGAAGACATTCATTCTCAAATAGAAATTTTGTTAACTAATCGTTTAGGAGAAGTAGGAAAAAAAATACATAGTGGTAGATCTAGAAATGATCAAATTTTATTAGATTTGAAACTTTTTATTCGTGCAGAAATACAAGAAATAGTTTCTATTACTTATTCTCTTTTTGACTTATTACTAGAATTAAGTGAAAAATATAAAAATATATTAATGCCAGGTTATACTCATTATCAAATAGCTATGCCTTCTTCTTTTGGTCTTTGGTTTGCTGCATATGCAGAAAGTTTAATAGATGATTTATTATTAATTCGTACGGCATATCGTATTGTAAATAAAAATCCACTAGGTTCTGCTGCTGGATACGGTTCTTCTTTACCTTTAAATAGAAAAATGACAACGTATTTATTGGGATTCGAAGAGTTGAATTATAATGTAATATATGCTCAAATGGGACGGGGTAAAATGGAAAGAATAGTTTCAGAATCTATTGCTTCTTTAGCAAATACTTTAAGTAAAATGGCTCAAGATATTTGCTTATATTCAAATCAAAATTTCAATTTTATTAGTTTTCCTGATCATTTAACTACTGGATCCAGCATTATGCCTCATAAGAAAAATCTAGATGTTTTTGAAATGATACGAGCTAAATGTAATAGAATGATTTCATTACCTAATGAAATTTCTTTGATTTCTTCTAATTTATGTTCCGGATATCATAGAGATTTTCAAGTAATTAAAGAAAGATTTATTCCTATTTTTGAAGAAATAAAAAAATGTTTTTCTATGTTTAAGTATATGTTACGTCATATCATAGTTAGAAAAGATATTCTTAAAGAAGAAAAATATAAATATTTGTTTAGCGTAGAAGTAGTGAATAGACTTGTTATTGAAAAAGGATATTCTTTTAGAGAAGCTTATAAAAAAGTAGGGGTAGAAATACAAAACAACTGTTTTAAACCTTTTACAAATAGTTTTTATTCTCATGAAGGAAGTATAGGAAATTTATGTAACAAACAAATTAGAAATTTGATGAAAAATGTGATAAAAGAATTTGACTTTGATAAAATTAATGAAGTAGTAAAACGTTTAGTTTATCGTCATATTCATTTTGACGATTCTTCTATGAATCCAATTTTTTTTTAA
- the gyrB gene encoding DNA topoisomerase (ATP-hydrolyzing) subunit B, translating into MNKKHHTIKDYTADSIQSLEGIEHIRLRPSMYIGDVGTRGLHHLVYEVIDNSIDESLAGFCNKIWVTIHKNGFITVLDNGRGIPIDIHKKEGISALEVVMTKIGAGGKFDKNSYKVSGGLHGVGISCVNALSKKLIATIYRNGKIYQQEYLKGKAIDSVKCLGKTNMQGTEIHYIADQSIFNSITYNYEIIANRLKELSFLNKGLFLFLKDERNNIKESFFSKNGLKEYLPILDKNQESLIKNMIFIEGEKDNTFVEIAMQYNTSFKEKIYSYVNNINTYEGGTHLSGFRRALTRTLKKYIDGYGFLSKDKVELIGDDFREGITAIISVRVMEPQFEGQTKTKLSNHEVGGIVDKIVGEMLNIYLEEHPSDRKKIIDKVILAAKARQASRKARELIQKKNPFHNSILPGKLADCSFNNPENCEIYLVEGDSAGGTAKQGRDRKFQAILPLRGKILNVEKAIQYKIFENEEIKNIFTSLGVFIGTEEDQKILNVKKLRYNKIIIMTDADIDGSHISTLILTLFFRYMKPLIEKGHIYIATPPLYLIRKGNHYRYAWNDEERENILHQLGGRKYVHIQRYKGLGEMNAEQLWETTMNPKNRTLRKVKIENDFKAEKTFSILMGDEVTPRRNFIEENAIHAKINV; encoded by the coding sequence ATGAATAAAAAACATCATACTATAAAAGATTATACAGCAGATAGTATTCAATCTCTTGAAGGAATAGAACATATCCGACTACGACCTTCTATGTACATTGGAGATGTAGGGACTAGAGGGTTGCATCATTTAGTATACGAAGTAATAGATAATTCTATAGATGAATCCTTAGCCGGTTTTTGCAATAAAATATGGGTAACGATTCACAAAAATGGTTTTATAACTGTACTAGATAATGGACGTGGAATTCCAATAGATATTCATAAAAAAGAAGGGATATCTGCCCTTGAAGTAGTTATGACTAAAATTGGTGCAGGTGGAAAATTTGATAAAAATTCTTATAAAGTTTCTGGAGGGTTACATGGAGTAGGGATATCCTGTGTTAATGCTTTGTCTAAAAAACTTATAGCTACCATTTACCGAAACGGAAAAATTTATCAACAAGAGTATTTAAAAGGAAAAGCTATTGATTCTGTCAAATGTTTGGGAAAAACAAATATGCAAGGAACTGAAATTCATTATATTGCGGATCAATCTATCTTTAATTCCATTACATATAATTATGAAATAATAGCTAACAGATTAAAAGAATTATCCTTTCTAAATAAAGGATTATTTTTATTTTTAAAAGACGAAAGAAATAACATTAAAGAATCTTTTTTTTCTAAAAATGGATTAAAAGAATATCTTCCGATATTAGATAAAAATCAAGAATCTTTAATTAAGAATATGATTTTTATTGAAGGAGAGAAAGATAATACTTTTGTAGAAATTGCCATGCAATACAATACTTCTTTTAAAGAAAAAATTTATTCCTATGTGAATAATATCAATACTTATGAAGGAGGGACTCATTTGTCTGGGTTTCGAAGAGCTTTAACAAGAACGTTAAAAAAATATATAGATGGATATGGTTTTTTATCTAAGGATAAAGTAGAATTGATTGGAGATGATTTTAGAGAAGGAATTACAGCTATTATATCTGTTCGGGTAATGGAACCGCAATTTGAAGGACAAACTAAAACGAAGTTAAGCAATCATGAAGTTGGAGGTATTGTAGATAAAATTGTTGGAGAAATGCTAAATATATATTTAGAAGAACATCCTAGTGATAGAAAAAAAATTATTGATAAAGTTATATTAGCAGCTAAAGCACGTCAGGCTTCTAGAAAAGCTCGTGAATTGATACAAAAGAAAAATCCCTTTCACAATAGTATTTTACCTGGAAAATTAGCTGATTGTTCTTTCAATAATCCAGAAAACTGTGAAATTTATTTGGTGGAAGGAGATTCTGCTGGGGGAACAGCTAAACAAGGAAGAGATAGAAAATTTCAAGCTATTTTACCTTTACGAGGAAAGATTCTTAATGTAGAAAAAGCTATTCAATATAAAATATTTGAAAATGAGGAAATAAAAAATATATTTACTTCTTTAGGAGTTTTTATTGGTACAGAAGAAGATCAAAAAATTTTAAATGTAAAAAAATTGAGATACAACAAAATTATTATAATGACAGACGCTGATATAGATGGAAGTCATATTTCTACTTTAATTTTAACATTGTTTTTTCGTTATATGAAACCCTTAATAGAAAAAGGGCATATTTATATTGCTACCCCACCTCTTTATTTAATTAGAAAAGGAAATCATTATAGATATGCTTGGAATGATGAAGAAAGGGAAAATATTCTTCATCAACTAGGAGGAAGAAAATATGTCCATATTCAACGTTACAAAGGATTAGGAGAAATGAATGCAGAACAACTTTGGGAAACAACTATGAATCCAAAAAATAGAACTCTTCGAAAAGTGAAAATAGAAAATGATTTTAAAGCAGAAAAAACATTTTCTATTCTTATGGGAGATGAAGTTACCCCACGTAGAAATTTTATAGAGGAAAATGCAATACATGCAAAAATTAATGTATAA
- a CDS encoding undecaprenyl-diphosphate phosphatase, with protein sequence MNYIQSILLGFIEGITEFFPISSTGHMILIASIMGILHDRITNLFLISVQIGAVLSVVFLYRKKFFFQKWNFYIKIILASFPVGILGLLLNRIIHFLLNNPLVVAISLFIGGFVILKVENLYEKNFPKKMNNITYLKAFIIGLFQCMALIPGVSRSAATIIACMLQNINRRKSIEFSFFLSVPVIGIATCKKLFDYYFQLNAFTFKEIELLFVGNIVSFITGMMAIKYFMKYLNNFKLFGYYRIILGIFFIVIHYLKPI encoded by the coding sequence ATGAATTATATTCAATCAATCCTATTAGGATTTATTGAAGGAATTACAGAGTTTTTTCCTATTTCTTCTACAGGACATATGATCCTTATTGCTTCCATAATGGGCATTCTTCATGATAGAATAACCAATTTATTTCTTATTTCTGTTCAGATTGGAGCCGTTTTATCGGTAGTATTTTTGTATAGAAAAAAGTTTTTTTTTCAAAAATGGAATTTTTATATAAAAATTATTTTGGCTAGTTTTCCTGTAGGAATTTTGGGTTTGTTATTGAATAGGATAATCCATTTTTTGTTAAACAATCCACTTGTAGTAGCTATTTCTCTTTTTATAGGAGGATTCGTTATTCTTAAAGTAGAAAATTTGTATGAAAAAAATTTTCCAAAAAAAATGAATAATATTACTTATTTAAAAGCTTTCATTATTGGATTATTTCAATGTATGGCTTTGATACCAGGTGTATCTAGAAGTGCTGCTACTATTATTGCTTGTATGCTACAAAATATTAATAGGAGAAAATCTATCGAATTTTCTTTTTTTTTATCTGTTCCTGTTATTGGAATTGCAACATGCAAAAAATTATTTGATTATTATTTTCAATTAAATGCTTTTACATTTAAAGAAATAGAATTATTATTTGTAGGAAATATAGTATCGTTCATAACGGGAATGATGGCGATCAAATATTTTATGAAATACTTAAATAATTTTAAATTATTCGGATACTATAGAATTATTTTAGGAATTTTTTTTATTGTTATACATTACTTGAAACCGATCTAA
- the rpsP gene encoding 30S ribosomal protein S16, with protein sequence MSVKIRLKRIGKKHRPIYHIVVADSRSPRDGKFIEKLGTYNPHTDPPTTVLKMQNAVLWLMKGAQPTNTVKSIFSKNGVLLKKHLLEGIKKGVLSDEESNQRFHIWYKKKYRI encoded by the coding sequence ATGTCTGTGAAAATACGTTTAAAAAGAATTGGTAAAAAACATAGACCTATCTATCATATAGTTGTAGCTGATTCCCGTTCTCCAAGAGATGGAAAGTTTATTGAAAAACTAGGAACTTATAATCCTCATACGGATCCTCCTACCACTGTATTAAAAATGCAAAATGCTGTATTATGGTTAATGAAAGGAGCACAACCTACCAATACGGTAAAATCTATTTTTTCTAAAAACGGGGTATTACTAAAAAAACATTTATTGGAAGGAATAAAAAAAGGAGTTTTAAGTGATGAAGAATCCAATCAAAGATTTCATATATGGTATAAAAAAAAATATAGAATTTAG
- a CDS encoding dicarboxylate/amino acid:cation symporter has product MSIGMKVKKEKVLLIAFLSVLAYVFIHLSKSFLGLDQFTLCILRCFVISIFILYSLLKKDLTTWILLSIIIGIEMGLDIPKIAVELRFLSQIFLRLIKTIIAPILFSTLVVGIASHSNIKQLGSMGWKSLLYFEVVTTLALFVGLIAINVSQAGVGIVIPKGIMGQELPKVENKTWQNTILHVFPENFIKSIYHGDVLPIVVFSVIFGVSMVFLEEKKRNPILLFAESLSEIMFKFTKIIMYFAPIGVGSAIAYTVGHMGLDILYNLFQLLFTLYIALIVFLIVVLLPILLWIKVPLKGFVKALTEPVSLAFATTSSESALPLLMENLEKLGVPRKIIAFVIPTGYSFNLDGTTLYLSLATVFVAQASGIPLSFSQQIFIGLTLILTSKGVAGVPRASLVILLATVASFGLPNWPILAIVGIDELMDMARTTVNVIGNGLASCVIARSEGEFDDQKMLDYIKKND; this is encoded by the coding sequence ATGAGTATTGGAATGAAAGTAAAAAAAGAAAAAGTTTTATTAATAGCTTTTTTGAGTGTCTTAGCATATGTGTTTATCCATTTATCCAAATCTTTTTTAGGATTGGATCAATTTACTCTTTGTATATTACGATGCTTTGTCATATCTATTTTCATACTGTATTCCTTACTGAAAAAAGATTTAACTACTTGGATATTATTATCCATTATCATAGGAATAGAAATGGGATTAGATATTCCTAAAATTGCTGTGGAACTTAGGTTTTTATCTCAAATATTTTTGAGGTTAATAAAAACTATTATTGCTCCAATATTATTTTCTACTCTGGTAGTAGGAATAGCAAGTCATTCTAATATTAAACAATTAGGAAGCATGGGGTGGAAATCCTTATTATACTTTGAAGTAGTAACAACTTTAGCTTTGTTCGTTGGTCTTATAGCTATTAATGTATCTCAAGCTGGAGTAGGAATTGTGATTCCTAAAGGAATCATGGGACAAGAATTACCAAAAGTAGAAAATAAAACTTGGCAAAATACGATTCTTCATGTATTTCCAGAAAATTTTATAAAATCTATCTATCATGGAGATGTATTGCCTATAGTGGTTTTTTCTGTTATTTTCGGTGTTTCTATGGTTTTTTTGGAAGAAAAAAAACGAAATCCTATCCTATTATTTGCAGAAAGTCTTTCGGAAATCATGTTTAAATTCACTAAAATTATCATGTATTTTGCCCCCATAGGGGTAGGATCTGCTATTGCTTATACAGTAGGACATATGGGTTTAGACATTTTATACAACCTATTTCAGTTATTATTCACTCTTTATATTGCTTTAATTGTCTTTTTGATAGTTGTATTACTTCCTATCCTATTATGGATTAAAGTCCCCTTAAAAGGTTTTGTAAAAGCATTGACTGAACCGGTATCACTAGCATTTGCTACTACAAGTTCAGAATCTGCTTTACCTCTACTTATGGAAAATTTAGAAAAATTAGGTGTTCCAAGAAAAATTATTGCTTTTGTGATTCCTACAGGTTATAGTTTTAATTTAGATGGAACTACTCTATATTTATCTTTAGCAACGGTTTTTGTAGCACAAGCATCTGGAATCCCTTTGAGCTTTAGTCAACAAATATTTATAGGATTGACTTTAATTTTAACTAGTAAAGGAGTAGCGGGAGTTCCTAGAGCATCTTTAGTCATTCTTTTAGCTACTGTAGCTTCTTTTGGATTGCCTAATTGGCCAATATTAGCCATAGTAGGAATAGATGAATTAATGGATATGGCTAGAACTACCGTAAACGTTATAGGAAATGGATTAGCTAGTTGTGTTATAGCTCGTTCCGAGGGAGAATTTGACGATCAAAAGATGTTAGATTATATAAAAAAAAATGATTAA
- a CDS encoding diphosphomevalonate/mevalonate 3,5-bisphosphate decarboxylase family protein — translation MKSFCYRKKKYSIDPNGFVTKKSPSNIALIKYWGKHQNKIQIPLNASISYSLEKVYTETRLSYSMKKRKRNLSIKVFFSGKEKTSFTPKILEFFHRILFYCSYLRDFNFIIETYNTFPHSSGIASSASSMSSLALCIMEIEKKLVFSLKKDFFFKKASFLSRLGSGSACRSIYPGLVVWGRHQYIKGSNNLYAIPYPYQVHPIFTKMVDTILIIDEKPKKILSSEGHQFMNNHPYAKKRFKCANKNMEKLISILKIGDLQEFGELIEHEALTLHAMIMTSRPYFLWMKPNTINVIHNVWDFRIQSKKNVYFTLDAGANIHLLYPIQEKESILKWIYSDLFSFCKKIIESFCL, via the coding sequence TTGAAAAGTTTTTGTTATAGGAAAAAAAAATATTCTATAGATCCAAATGGATTCGTAACGAAAAAAAGTCCTTCCAATATTGCTCTTATCAAATATTGGGGAAAACATCAAAATAAAATTCAAATTCCGTTGAATGCTTCTATTAGTTATTCCCTAGAAAAAGTATATACAGAGACTAGATTAAGTTATTCTATGAAAAAAAGAAAAAGGAATTTATCTATAAAAGTTTTTTTTTCTGGAAAAGAGAAAACTAGTTTTACTCCAAAGATTTTAGAATTTTTTCATAGAATTTTATTTTATTGTTCTTATTTACGAGATTTTAATTTTATTATAGAAACTTATAATACTTTTCCACATAGTAGTGGAATCGCCTCTTCTGCTTCTTCTATGAGTTCTTTAGCTTTATGCATTATGGAAATAGAAAAAAAATTAGTTTTTTCTTTAAAAAAAGATTTTTTTTTCAAAAAAGCTTCTTTTTTATCAAGATTAGGTTCCGGAAGTGCTTGCAGATCTATTTATCCTGGACTGGTAGTTTGGGGTCGTCATCAATACATAAAAGGAAGTAATAATCTTTATGCTATTCCATATCCATACCAAGTACATCCCATTTTTACGAAAATGGTGGATACTATTTTGATCATTGATGAAAAACCTAAAAAAATATTGAGTTCAGAAGGACATCAATTCATGAATAATCATCCTTATGCTAAAAAAAGATTTAAATGTGCCAATAAAAATATGGAGAAACTTATATCTATATTAAAAATAGGAGATTTGCAAGAATTTGGAGAATTGATAGAACATGAAGCTTTAACCCTTCATGCCATGATCATGACCTCTAGACCTTATTTTTTATGGATGAAACCAAATACCATTAACGTTATTCATAACGTATGGGATTTTAGAATACAAAGCAAAAAAAATGTCTATTTCACACTAGATGCAGGTGCTAATATTCATCTTTTATATCCTATTCAAGAAAAAGAATCTATCCTAAAATGGATATACAGTGATCTTTTTTCTTTTTGTAAAAAAATTATAGAAAGTTTTTGTTTATAG
- a CDS encoding pyridoxal phosphate-dependent aminotransferase: MKNRLSHRLQNISYSQTIAMSAKARELKNKGYDIINLSLGEPDFLPPNFVLNAAKKAIDEGYHYYTPVSGYLELRKVICKKFLRDNHLTYTPSQIVVSTGAKQAIMNVLLSLLNKNDEVIIPAPYWVSYLQMVKLCESCPVVIQTTMKNNFKIHPEQLEKAITCKTKLFIFSTPCNPTGSVYSYEELKNLAEIFKKYPKIMILSDEIYEHICYSDKHTTSIAIFSDIHDQVITLNGLSKAFSMTGWRIGYIGAPEWISQSCDKIQGQMTSCANSIAQIAAISALKADPSKIGYMIKEFRKRKNLVFDLIKEINGFQLNQPDGAFYIFPKVSSFFGKKLHGKIIQNADDLSEFLLEKAQVATVSGSAFGDKECLRISYASSNEKIIEAFNRIKKVLK; this comes from the coding sequence ATGAAAAATAGATTATCTCATCGTTTACAGAATATATCTTATTCGCAAACTATAGCTATGTCAGCTAAAGCTAGAGAATTGAAAAATAAAGGGTATGATATTATCAACTTAAGTTTGGGAGAACCCGATTTTTTACCTCCTAATTTCGTATTAAATGCCGCAAAAAAAGCTATAGATGAAGGGTACCATTATTACACTCCTGTATCCGGATATTTAGAACTTAGAAAAGTTATATGCAAAAAATTTTTACGAGATAATCATTTAACATATACTCCTTCTCAAATTGTAGTTTCTACTGGAGCAAAACAAGCTATCATGAATGTTCTTTTATCTTTGTTAAATAAAAATGATGAAGTCATTATTCCTGCTCCTTATTGGGTTAGTTATTTACAAATGGTAAAATTATGTGAATCTTGTCCTGTTGTAATTCAAACAACTATGAAAAATAATTTTAAGATTCATCCGGAACAATTAGAAAAAGCTATTACATGTAAAACTAAATTATTTATTTTTAGTACCCCTTGTAATCCTACAGGAAGTGTTTATTCTTATGAAGAATTAAAAAATTTAGCAGAAATTTTTAAAAAATATCCAAAAATAATGATTCTTTCTGATGAAATTTATGAACATATTTGCTACTCAGATAAACATACTACTAGTATTGCTATATTTTCTGATATTCATGATCAAGTTATCACACTGAATGGACTATCTAAAGCTTTTTCAATGACGGGGTGGAGAATAGGATATATTGGAGCTCCGGAATGGATATCCCAATCTTGTGATAAAATACAAGGTCAAATGACTTCTTGTGCCAATTCTATAGCACAAATAGCTGCTATTTCTGCATTAAAAGCTGATCCAAGTAAAATAGGATATATGATCAAAGAATTCAGAAAAAGAAAAAATTTAGTTTTTGATTTGATTAAAGAAATTAATGGGTTTCAACTAAATCAACCGGATGGAGCTTTTTATATTTTTCCAAAAGTTTCATCTTTTTTTGGAAAAAAATTACATGGAAAAATTATTCAAAATGCGGATGATCTTTCTGAATTTTTACTTGAAAAAGCTCAAGTAGCGACTGTAAGTGGAAGTGCTTTTGGAGATAAGGAATGTTTACGCATTTCTTACGCATCATCAAATGAAAAAATTATAGAAGCTTTCAATAGAATAAAAAAAGTATTAAAATAA
- the rsmG gene encoding 16S rRNA (guanine(527)-N(7))-methyltransferase RsmG — protein sequence MELIKKYFPSLLDQQIYQLSYLKKLYAYWNTYVNLISRKTFSDFYQKHILFCLGIAKVFSFFPGSCVMDLGTGGGFPGIPLSIVFPHTEFILVDSIRKKIKIIEKIIDDLHLKNAKPICIRAEKLEKKFDFVVTRAVAKIDIIQNWIKNKFKYKSKYPFYNGALYLKGGNIYEEMKRFPHAIEYSLKHFFQEPFFITKKVIWISNI from the coding sequence ATGGAATTAATTAAAAAATATTTTCCATCTTTATTGGATCAACAAATCTATCAATTGTCTTATTTAAAAAAATTATATGCATATTGGAATACATATGTAAATTTGATTTCCAGAAAAACATTTTCTGATTTCTATCAAAAACATATTCTTTTTTGTTTAGGAATAGCTAAAGTATTTTCTTTTTTTCCTGGATCATGTGTGATGGATTTAGGTACAGGAGGAGGTTTTCCTGGAATTCCATTATCTATAGTTTTTCCACATACAGAATTTATATTAGTAGATTCTATTAGAAAAAAAATTAAAATTATAGAAAAAATCATAGACGATCTTCATTTAAAAAATGCAAAACCTATTTGTATACGCGCAGAAAAATTAGAAAAGAAATTTGATTTTGTAGTAACTAGAGCTGTAGCGAAAATAGATATTATTCAGAATTGGATAAAAAATAAATTTAAATACAAATCAAAATATCCATTTTATAATGGAGCTTTATATCTAAAAGGAGGAAATATTTATGAGGAAATGAAAAGATTTCCCCATGCTATAGAATATTCTTTAAAGCATTTTTTTCAAGAACCATTTTTTATAACTAAAAAAGTTATTTGGATTTCTAACATTTAA